From the Streptomyces sp. KMM 9044 genome, one window contains:
- a CDS encoding helix-turn-helix domain-containing protein → MTDHLPFGKRVRFYRKRRGLSQRQLGDLLGRSEDWVYRVESERIPVNNVKMLADLAHALRVHVEDLQGTPTLLDDRGPHAASIPAIRIALMQSRRLAGSLYDDRETVRLERLSFAVEEAWRLEGPRVFRTVS, encoded by the coding sequence ATGACCGACCATCTTCCGTTCGGCAAGCGAGTCCGGTTCTACCGGAAACGCCGGGGCCTGAGCCAACGGCAGCTCGGCGATCTTCTGGGACGCTCTGAGGACTGGGTGTACCGGGTGGAGTCCGAACGCATCCCGGTGAACAACGTGAAGATGCTCGCAGACCTGGCGCACGCTCTGCGAGTGCACGTTGAGGATCTTCAGGGCACGCCAACACTCTTGGACGACCGCGGGCCGCACGCGGCCAGCATTCCGGCGATTCGAATCGCACTCATGCAGTCACGACGACTGGCGGGCTCGCTGTACGACGACCGTGAAACCGTGCGCCTTGAACGTCTCTCCTTCGCTGTCGAGGAAGCCTGGCGGCTTGAGGGGCCTCGCGTTTTCCGGACAGTGAGCTGA
- a CDS encoding IS3 family transposase → MRLGTAECAYSVEFMCERLGVSKSGYYEWRNRPNSATVQRREELKLLIKKAFDMSDSTYGYRRIHAQLARWGHTAGLELIRMLMRELGLVPCQPKPKRWSLTKAAAGAVPDLVGRNFTADAPGEKLVGDITYIKTGEGWLYLATVIDCCTKEVIGYAMDDHYQTPLISQAIRNAARNRKLADGAIFHSDRGSNYMSAEFAATLKRFRLRRSSGRTGVCFDNAMAESFFGALKNERVSRVTYLTREAARQDITRYIELWYNHKRLHSAVGYRPPREVHAEYTELHIAA, encoded by the coding sequence ATGCGGCTCGGCACAGCGGAGTGCGCGTATTCCGTCGAGTTCATGTGTGAACGGCTCGGCGTGTCCAAGTCTGGCTATTACGAATGGCGGAACCGTCCCAATTCTGCGACGGTCCAGCGGCGCGAGGAACTGAAACTGCTCATCAAGAAGGCATTCGACATGTCCGACAGCACCTACGGCTACCGGCGCATCCACGCCCAGCTCGCCCGCTGGGGCCACACCGCCGGCCTGGAGCTGATCCGTATGCTGATGCGTGAACTGGGCCTGGTGCCCTGCCAGCCGAAGCCGAAGCGGTGGTCGCTCACCAAGGCCGCCGCGGGCGCCGTGCCGGATCTCGTCGGCCGCAACTTCACCGCCGACGCCCCCGGCGAGAAACTCGTCGGCGACATCACTTACATCAAGACCGGAGAAGGGTGGCTGTATCTCGCGACCGTCATCGACTGCTGCACGAAGGAAGTCATCGGCTACGCGATGGACGACCACTATCAAACTCCCCTCATATCCCAGGCAATTCGCAACGCGGCACGGAACAGGAAACTCGCCGACGGCGCGATATTTCACTCCGATCGCGGGTCGAACTACATGTCAGCAGAGTTCGCGGCGACGCTGAAGCGGTTCAGGCTCCGCAGATCTTCCGGGCGTACCGGGGTCTGCTTCGACAACGCCATGGCAGAATCGTTCTTCGGGGCCTTGAAGAACGAGCGGGTTTCCCGCGTGACTTACCTGACCCGAGAGGCCGCCCGACAGGACATCACTCGATACATCGAACTCTGGTACAATCACAAGCGCCTCCACTCGGCTGTTGGTTACCGCCCGCCGCGAGAAGTCCACGCCGAATACACGGAGTTGCACATAGCCGCGTGA
- the gltX gene encoding glutamate--tRNA ligase, giving the protein MFHVGGARSALYNWAVARQSGGKFVLRIEDTDTARNKPEWIDGIISALASIGISKDDPTFEGSYFQSHNADRHREAAQQLYAQGRAYYCDCTREQVQERTGSQHLGYDGFCRDRGLEHVEGRALRFRTPTEGETVVVDLIRGEPSFPNSAIEDFVIARGDGSPVFLIANVVDDLDEGITLVIRGDEHLSNTPKQQLLWEALGAKPPMWAHLPVIVNEKRQKLSKRRDKVALEDYLAEGYLPEAMTNYLMLLGWGPGDDVELLPYEELEQKFRVEDVNTSPAFFDIKKLTAFNGEYIRALPLEKFIAACEPWLRTPYANWAPEDFDQAAWEAIAPHAQTRLAVLSDITANVDFLFLKEPVEDEASWTKAMKGEPAVLLATARAKLETADWTSPESLKEAVLASGEEHGLKLGKAQAPVRVAVTGRTVGLPLFESLEVLGKDCTLSRIDAALAKLAG; this is encoded by the coding sequence ATGTTCCATGTTGGCGGAGCTCGGTCGGCTCTCTACAACTGGGCCGTCGCACGACAGTCGGGAGGCAAGTTCGTCCTGCGCATCGAGGACACCGACACGGCACGCAACAAGCCCGAGTGGATCGACGGCATCATCAGCGCGCTCGCGTCCATCGGGATCTCCAAGGACGATCCCACGTTCGAGGGCTCCTACTTCCAGTCGCACAACGCCGACCGTCACCGCGAGGCCGCCCAGCAGCTCTACGCGCAGGGCCGCGCGTACTACTGCGACTGCACCCGTGAGCAGGTGCAGGAGCGGACCGGCTCGCAGCACCTCGGCTACGACGGTTTCTGCCGGGACCGGGGCCTGGAACACGTGGAGGGCCGGGCTCTGCGGTTCCGTACGCCCACGGAGGGCGAGACGGTCGTCGTGGACCTGATCCGAGGTGAGCCGTCCTTCCCGAACTCGGCGATCGAGGACTTCGTCATCGCCCGCGGCGACGGCTCTCCAGTCTTCCTGATCGCCAACGTCGTCGACGACCTGGACGAGGGCATCACCCTAGTCATCCGCGGTGACGAGCACCTGTCGAACACGCCCAAGCAGCAGCTGCTGTGGGAGGCCCTCGGCGCGAAGCCCCCGATGTGGGCGCACCTGCCGGTGATCGTGAACGAGAAGCGGCAGAAGCTGTCCAAGCGTCGCGACAAGGTCGCTCTTGAGGACTACCTCGCCGAGGGCTACCTGCCCGAGGCGATGACCAACTACCTCATGCTGCTCGGCTGGGGCCCCGGCGACGACGTCGAGCTCCTCCCGTACGAGGAGCTGGAGCAGAAGTTCCGCGTCGAGGACGTGAACACCTCCCCAGCCTTCTTCGACATCAAGAAGCTGACCGCGTTCAACGGCGAGTACATCCGCGCCCTGCCGTTGGAGAAGTTCATCGCGGCATGCGAGCCGTGGCTGCGAACCCCGTATGCCAACTGGGCGCCCGAGGACTTCGACCAGGCCGCCTGGGAGGCGATCGCCCCGCATGCCCAGACCCGCCTGGCCGTCCTGTCGGACATCACAGCGAACGTCGACTTCCTCTTCCTGAAGGAGCCGGTGGAGGACGAGGCGTCCTGGACCAAAGCGATGAAAGGCGAGCCGGCAGTCCTCCTGGCCACGGCCCGCGCCAAGCTGGAGACGGCCGATTGGACCAGCCCCGAGTCCCTCAAGGAAGCGGTCCTGGCCTCCGGCGAGGAGCACGGCCTGAAGCTGGGCAAGGCCCAGGCCCCGGTGCGCGTCGCCGTCACGGGCCGCACGGTCGGCCTGCCTCTCTTCGAGTCCCTGGAGGTCCTCGGCAAGGACTGCACACTGTCCAGGATCGACGCGGCCCTAGCGAAGCTCGCCGGCTGA
- a CDS encoding transposase, translating into MRKFEVAPPSKYTPEFREEAVQMALRSSKTISETARELELNSETLRGWVKKHQKRNEPAAGAPLTLDERARLKEQDRRIRELEAEVSFLKKPQRTSRRIPGSEQVRVHRNDAARHSGVRVFRRVHV; encoded by the coding sequence ATGAGGAAGTTCGAAGTGGCGCCACCCAGCAAGTACACCCCGGAGTTTCGTGAGGAAGCCGTCCAGATGGCACTCCGGTCCAGCAAGACCATCTCGGAGACGGCCCGCGAGCTCGAATTGAACTCGGAGACACTCCGGGGCTGGGTGAAGAAACACCAGAAACGGAACGAGCCAGCTGCCGGTGCACCGTTGACGCTCGATGAGCGGGCGCGCTTGAAGGAACAGGACCGGCGCATCCGTGAACTGGAGGCGGAAGTCTCCTTCTTGAAAAAGCCGCAGCGTACTTCGCGAAGGATCCCCGGTAGCGAGCAAGTACGAGTTCATCGAAACGATGCGGCTCGGCACAGCGGAGTGCGCGTATTCCGTCGAGTTCATGTGTGA
- a CDS encoding YdcF family protein has translation MISTQAWADARRLWDFQQMRHELRPCSVAIGLGSHDLGVADTTADLYHRGMAPLIVFTGATSRTTRERMPRGEAEHYRDRAVELGVPASAIIVEPKARNTGENIRFSRALLEEQRVPVSSVLLVSKPYEERRAYATARKLWPDVEWVSASTPMTLSEYVDSIQDARLVIDMLVGAQQRLMVYPRQGFMIEQEIPDEVAAAFERLRSEGFTSRLVPEEAERA, from the coding sequence GTGATCTCAACGCAGGCATGGGCGGATGCTCGGCGGCTGTGGGACTTCCAGCAGATGCGCCACGAGCTGCGCCCTTGCTCCGTGGCGATCGGACTCGGGAGCCACGACCTGGGGGTGGCCGACACCACCGCAGACTTGTACCACCGTGGCATGGCGCCGCTCATTGTCTTCACCGGAGCGACGAGCCGTACCACGCGTGAGCGGATGCCCCGCGGTGAAGCCGAACACTACCGGGACCGCGCGGTGGAGCTGGGGGTTCCTGCGAGCGCCATCATCGTCGAGCCGAAGGCCAGGAACACAGGCGAGAACATCCGCTTCTCCCGCGCCCTGCTCGAAGAACAGCGTGTTCCCGTCTCGTCGGTCCTATTGGTCAGCAAGCCGTACGAGGAGCGACGGGCCTACGCAACGGCGCGAAAGCTCTGGCCGGATGTCGAGTGGGTGAGCGCCTCCACGCCTATGACGCTCTCCGAGTACGTCGACTCGATCCAGGACGCGCGTCTCGTCATCGACATGTTGGTGGGGGCCCAGCAGCGTCTCATGGTGTACCCAAGGCAAGGGTTCATGATCGAGCAAGAGATTCCTGACGAGGTAGCGGCGGCTTTCGAACGGTTGCGTAGCGAGGGCTTCACGAGTCGGCTCGTGCCGGAAGAGGCGGAACGGGCCTGA